DNA from Endomicrobiales bacterium:
ATGGTAATAGAGTCCACCTTATGGGGCTTAATCTTGTAGGGCTAAAAAGGCATGGTTTTTCAAAAGAAAGCATAGAAGAGATAAAATCGGCATATCGCACATTGTTTTCGTCTGGCTTAACACTAAACGAGGCGCTTGACCAAATTGAAGCTGGCTTTAGTGGAAACGAGGTAAAAGAAATTGTGTCATTTATAAAAAATTCAAAACGCGGCATTTGTCGCCCATCGCATTCTGAGCAGACAGAAGAGTTATAAAATGGATAGAGTTGGTATAATTGCCGGAAATGGCAGATTCCCTATTATTCTCGCAAAAGAAATAACTAAAAAAGGCGATATACCTGTTATTGCCGCCCTTAAAGAAGAAGCCGACCCACAGCTTGAAATTCTTTGCCAGTCGTTTCAATGGCTGGCGCTTGGCAAACTTCAACAAATAATCAATTACTTTAAAGCTGAAAATGTAACAAATGTTATAATGGCCGGGCAGGTAAAGCATCGCCAGCTTTTTGCGGGCCTGTCACTTGATTTACGCGCCATCAAACTTCTTGCAGGCCTTGTAAACAAAAAGGCCGACTCAATACTTTCCGCCGTTGCAAATGAACTTCAAAAAGACGGTATAACTCTTCTGCCATCACACACATATCTCCAGCAATTGCTTGCCACAAAAGGTCAACTTAGCGGCGAAAGAATATCAAAAGAAGAAATGATAGATGCTGAGTTTGGTTTTAATATTGCAAAACAGACAGGGGCCATTGATATTGGGCAGACTGTTGTTGTTAAAGATAAAACAATTGTGGCTGTAGAGGCCATGGAAGGCACCGATGAGTGCATAAAAAGAGCCGCATCATTAGCAGGTGAAGGATTCGTAGTTGTAAAAGTTTCCAAGCCCAATCAGGATATGCGTTTTGACATACCTGTAATAGGCATTAACACAATAAAAACTTTATCTGAGACAAAAGCAGGCATAATAGTCATAGAAGCAGGCGCAACACTTATGATAGACAAAGAAGAAGTTATTGCAATGGCTAATGAAAAAGGGATAAAAATTTACGCATTATGAAAATTAAAACAGCGGTAATAGGTGTTGGCTCGTTAGGTAAGCACCATGCCAGAATACTTTCAACGCACCCGATGTCTGAGCTAATAGGTGTTGTTGATGCAGATAAAAAACGCGCAGAGGCAATAGCTAAAGATTGTAATTGCGCGTACTATGAAAATTACTCGTCAATACTTTCAACTGCTCAAGCGGTTGTTATCGCAGTTCCAACGCCGTTTCACTATAAAATCGCTAAAGATTTAATATCCGCAGGAATTCACTGCCTTGTAGAAAAACCATTCACCGAAACTGTTGAAGAAGCTGAGGAGTTAATTACCTTGGCAAGAGACAAAAATATAGTTGTGCAAGTTGGCCTTGTGGAACGCTTTAACCCTGCAATTGCCGCGGCATTGCCATACATAACAAATCCTCGTTTTGTTGAAGTTAACCGCCTTGGGCCTTACGACCCAAGAACCTCTCACATAGGTGTTGTTTTGGACTTAATGATACACGACATAGACATATTATTGTATATGTTAAAAGATAAGGTTGTGGGTTTAGACGCTTATGGGGCAAAAGTTCTTTCCGATAATGAAGATATTGTAAAAGTGCGCTTAAAATTTTCAAAGGGCTGTGTTGCGGATATATCGGCAAGCAGGGTATCACTTGAAAGGTTTCGTAAAATAAGGGTTTTTCAAAATGACTCATATATCTCTGTTGATTATATTGGCAGAACATTAAAGATTTATAAAAAGAAAAAAGAAAAAATAACCTCGTTGTTGGATATAGATGTAATAAAGCCGAAAATAGAACAAGGCGAGCCGCTTTACTTTGAGCTTACAAACTTTTTGCAATCGGCAATTGAAGGCAAAAAACCATTGGTAACAGGTGAGCACGGCCGTGATGCTCTTGAAATTGCCTTGGAAATTAGAAAAAACATAAAGTTTTAATTTTCTTTACTCACAAAATGAAAAAAACATTTTTAATAATAGCAGGTGACCGTTCTGGTGATATGCATGCGGCAAACCTGGCGATCGCAATAAAAAAAAGCTCATCTCAAATTGATATTTTGGCTTTAGGCGGCGATAATTTAAAAGCTGTTTCTGATAAATTTCTTTACAATCTGGTTTCTATTGAAGGTTTTGGTTTCTCAAGTGCGTTGTTTAAATATTTTGCGCTTAGAAAAATATTTTTAAAGAATGTAGTTGCAAATTTGGAT
Protein-coding regions in this window:
- the lpxI gene encoding UDP-2,3-diacylglucosamine diphosphatase LpxI (LpxI, functionally equivalent to LpxH, replaces it in LPS biosynthesis in a minority of bacteria.) yields the protein MDRVGIIAGNGRFPIILAKEITKKGDIPVIAALKEEADPQLEILCQSFQWLALGKLQQIINYFKAENVTNVIMAGQVKHRQLFAGLSLDLRAIKLLAGLVNKKADSILSAVANELQKDGITLLPSHTYLQQLLATKGQLSGERISKEEMIDAEFGFNIAKQTGAIDIGQTVVVKDKTIVAVEAMEGTDECIKRAASLAGEGFVVVKVSKPNQDMRFDIPVIGINTIKTLSETKAGIIVIEAGATLMIDKEEVIAMANEKGIKIYAL
- a CDS encoding Gfo/Idh/MocA family oxidoreductase, which codes for MKIKTAVIGVGSLGKHHARILSTHPMSELIGVVDADKKRAEAIAKDCNCAYYENYSSILSTAQAVVIAVPTPFHYKIAKDLISAGIHCLVEKPFTETVEEAEELITLARDKNIVVQVGLVERFNPAIAAALPYITNPRFVEVNRLGPYDPRTSHIGVVLDLMIHDIDILLYMLKDKVVGLDAYGAKVLSDNEDIVKVRLKFSKGCVADISASRVSLERFRKIRVFQNDSYISVDYIGRTLKIYKKKKEKITSLLDIDVIKPKIEQGEPLYFELTNFLQSAIEGKKPLVTGEHGRDALEIALEIRKNIKF